From Candidatus Palauibacter soopunensis, the proteins below share one genomic window:
- the uvrA gene encoding excinuclease ABC subunit UvrA, with protein sequence MSDRIRVRGARQHNLKGIDIDIERGALTVLTGHSGSGKSSLAFDTIYAEGQRRYIESLSTYAKQFLERMPKPAVDLVEGVSPSVAIDQSNRVQSSRSTVGTITEVYDYLRLLWARVGTTVCPECGRSVVPDTVTSGTDVLLDAGPETRLAIAFPVPREERLDGARVVQNLRARGYVRVLADGRELYLPDIDLEAEEEGGGGDEMRVLTRAREALVIVDRVAARAEDRERIADSLAAAFAEGRGAAVALVWRGGAPKPERRDFEEAHRCGVCGLAFPRPTPQLFSFNSPAGACDTCTGFGAVLEYSPELIVPDPGRSLEEGALDPWSKPRYRRERTRLREFAAATGLDATLPWEALPGEGRDVLLNGGRYAGKRFRGVISFLRSKEKKRYKAYIRVFLRQYQLPELCSGCEGYRLKPEALNVRVGGRHIAEVARWTVKEISGWLAGELDLTPFQRHVASTILRELEHRTSFLAEVGLGYLTLDRQARSLSGGEMQRIRLASCLGSRLVGTLYVLDEPTIGLHPHDIDAFTGVLERLAGRGNTVLVVEHEPAVLQRADRIVELGPRAGEQGGEIVFEGGWGDLLAAETGTGQALARRAAAAGQGGARRDGSQRGGGHRLVLRGARLHNVRDVDVAIPLGSLTLVTGVSGSGKSTLIRGVLYHALEREITDRSSAKPHLGEPAGSWDRLEGAELLEDVVLVDQRPIGRTPRSNPATYIGAFTPLRSAYAALPEARSRGYEAGYFSFNRPGGRCERCKGAGEETVEMVFLADVSVPCEACGGSRYRPEVLEIGIRGRSIRDALDMTVDEAIRFFIRHDRLGARLWQLQRVGLGYLRLGQPATTLSGGEAQRLKIARELARRGGAGRRLYILDEPTVGLGVAEVGTLVAVLRELVGEGHAVVVVEHNLDVVAEADWVIDMGPGPAEDGGRIVAAGPPAVVAESEASLTGAFLRVRAERLGLDAAAVAGAESA encoded by the coding sequence ACCGTCCTCACGGGGCATTCCGGCTCGGGAAAATCCAGCCTCGCCTTCGACACGATCTATGCCGAAGGACAGCGGCGGTACATCGAGTCGCTGTCCACCTACGCCAAGCAGTTCCTCGAACGGATGCCGAAGCCCGCCGTCGATCTGGTCGAGGGCGTGAGCCCCTCCGTCGCCATCGACCAGAGCAACCGGGTGCAGTCGAGCCGCTCCACCGTCGGCACGATCACGGAGGTCTACGACTACCTGAGACTCCTGTGGGCGCGCGTGGGGACAACCGTGTGTCCGGAGTGCGGCCGTTCCGTCGTGCCGGACACCGTGACGTCGGGTACCGACGTGCTCCTCGATGCAGGTCCCGAAACGCGGCTCGCCATCGCCTTTCCCGTCCCCCGGGAAGAACGCCTGGACGGCGCGAGGGTCGTGCAGAACCTCAGGGCGCGGGGGTACGTCCGCGTCCTCGCCGACGGCCGCGAACTCTACCTGCCGGATATCGACCTGGAAGCGGAGGAAGAAGGGGGAGGGGGGGACGAGATGCGCGTGTTGACGCGGGCGCGGGAGGCGCTCGTGATCGTGGATCGGGTCGCAGCCCGCGCGGAGGACCGCGAACGGATCGCGGATTCGCTGGCGGCCGCCTTCGCCGAGGGCAGGGGCGCTGCCGTCGCGCTCGTCTGGCGGGGCGGCGCCCCGAAGCCCGAGCGCCGCGACTTCGAAGAGGCCCATCGCTGCGGAGTCTGCGGCTTGGCGTTTCCGCGGCCCACCCCCCAGTTGTTCAGCTTCAACAGCCCCGCCGGAGCGTGCGACACCTGCACAGGCTTCGGCGCCGTGCTCGAGTACTCCCCCGAACTCATCGTGCCCGACCCGGGCCGTTCGCTGGAGGAGGGGGCCCTCGATCCATGGTCGAAGCCCCGCTACCGGCGCGAGCGCACGCGCCTGAGAGAGTTCGCCGCCGCCACCGGGCTCGACGCGACCCTCCCCTGGGAGGCGCTTCCCGGCGAAGGCCGCGACGTGCTGCTGAACGGAGGAAGGTATGCGGGGAAACGCTTCAGGGGCGTCATCTCATTTCTCCGCTCGAAGGAAAAGAAGCGGTACAAGGCGTACATCCGCGTCTTTCTGCGCCAGTATCAGCTTCCCGAGCTGTGTTCCGGCTGCGAAGGCTACCGCCTGAAGCCGGAGGCGCTGAACGTGCGCGTCGGGGGGAGGCACATCGCCGAAGTCGCCCGGTGGACCGTAAAGGAGATCTCCGGCTGGCTCGCGGGAGAACTCGACCTCACGCCCTTTCAGCGTCACGTGGCGTCGACGATCCTGCGCGAACTCGAGCACCGGACCTCGTTTCTTGCGGAAGTCGGGCTCGGGTACCTGACGCTGGACCGGCAGGCCCGATCCCTCTCCGGGGGGGAGATGCAGAGGATCCGCCTCGCCAGCTGTCTCGGAAGCCGGCTGGTCGGCACGCTCTACGTCCTCGACGAACCCACGATCGGGCTTCACCCGCACGACATCGACGCCTTCACCGGCGTCCTCGAGCGGCTCGCGGGCCGCGGGAACACCGTCCTCGTCGTCGAGCACGAGCCCGCAGTGCTGCAGCGGGCCGACCGCATCGTGGAGCTGGGTCCCCGGGCCGGGGAACAGGGCGGAGAGATCGTGTTCGAGGGCGGCTGGGGCGACCTCCTCGCGGCGGAGACCGGAACGGGACAGGCCCTCGCGCGGAGGGCGGCCGCCGCCGGGCAGGGCGGTGCGCGGCGGGACGGTTCGCAGAGGGGCGGAGGTCACCGGCTCGTCCTGCGCGGCGCCCGCCTGCATAACGTTCGGGACGTGGACGTGGCGATTCCGCTGGGGTCGCTCACGCTCGTCACCGGCGTCTCAGGCTCCGGGAAGTCGACGCTCATCCGCGGAGTCCTCTATCACGCTCTCGAGCGGGAGATCACGGACCGTTCCTCCGCCAAACCGCATCTGGGCGAGCCCGCCGGCTCCTGGGACCGGCTCGAAGGCGCGGAACTCCTGGAGGATGTCGTGCTCGTCGACCAGCGGCCGATCGGCCGCACGCCGCGCTCGAACCCGGCGACGTACATCGGAGCCTTCACGCCGCTGAGGAGCGCATACGCCGCGCTCCCGGAAGCCCGCTCCCGCGGGTACGAGGCCGGGTATTTCTCCTTCAACCGACCGGGCGGGCGTTGCGAGCGCTGCAAGGGCGCGGGGGAGGAGACGGTGGAGATGGTCTTCCTGGCCGATGTCTCCGTGCCCTGCGAGGCGTGCGGGGGCTCGCGCTACCGTCCCGAGGTGCTCGAGATCGGGATCCGCGGCCGTTCGATCCGCGACGCCCTCGACATGACCGTGGACGAGGCGATTCGCTTCTTCATCCGGCACGACCGTCTCGGAGCCCGGCTGTGGCAACTGCAACGGGTGGGGCTGGGATACCTTCGGCTCGGCCAGCCGGCCACGACGCTCTCCGGAGGGGAGGCGCAGCGCCTCAAGATCGCCCGTGAACTCGCGCGCCGGGGGGGCGCGGGCCGCAGGCTGTACATCCTCGACGAGCCGACCGTCGGCCTCGGAGTGGCGGAAGTCGGCACGCTCGTCGCCGTGCTGCGGGAACTCGTGGGGGAAGGGCACGCCGTCGTCGTCGTCGAACACAACCTCGACGTCGTCGCGGAAGCCGACTGGGT